DNA sequence from the Prolixibacter sp. SD074 genome:
TTTGGTGCATGTATTTGCCAAGCCCATCCAAAAGAAACTATACGAGGAGAAATTTGATTTCACCATTAGCGGGCGGCCGAAATCCATCTATTCCATCTGGAATAAGATGCAAACCAAGAAAGTCTCCTTCTCCGAAATTTATGACCTCCTCGCCATACGCATCGTATTTAAACCCAAACCCGGCCTTTCCGAAAAACGACAATGTTTCGATATCCTCTCCCTCATTACCGATATTTACAAACCAAAACCCGACCGAATTCGTGACTGGATTACCATTCCCAAGGCAAATGGTTACGAAGCGCTACACGTTACCGTGATGGGGCCGGAAGGGCAATGGGTAGAAGTGCAGATTCGGACCGAACGGATGGACGAAATTGCCGAACGTGGTTTTGCAGCCCACTACAAATACAAAGGCGATAATACTGCAGAAAGCGAAATTGACCGCTGGCTGGAAAAAATTCGGGAACTATTACAAAATCCGGAATCGGATGCGCTCGATTTTCTCGATGAGTTTAAACTCAATCTTTATTCTCAGGAGATCATCATCTTCACGCCGAAAGGCGATATGAAAATGATGCCCAAGGATACAACCGTTCTCGATTTTGCTTACGATATCCATACCGAACTGGGAAACAAATGCATCGGGGCCAAGGTAAATCACCAATTGGTACCCATGAGCCATGTGCTCAGCAGTGGCGATCAGGTAGAAATCCTCACGTCCGACAAACAGCACCCCAAACCGTCGTGGCTGGAAATTGCCGTCACTGCGCGCGCCAAATCCAAAATCAAGGATTCATTCAAACAAGAGCAAAAAAAACACATCGAAAACGGACAGGGAATTTTACGCGACGAACTGGGAAAACTAAACGTGCTTCCATCGGCCAATACCTTGAAAAAGCTCATTAACCACTTTGGTTTACACACCAAGGAACAGCTATATGCCGAGATTGGGATGGGGCTTTTGAAACTGGATAAACTGGAAGAGATTCTGCAAAAAAAGTCGGAAAACAAGTTTGTCAAATTCTGGAAATTAACCTTTTCGTCTAAGAAAAAATCAACCGGTCCGGTGATCGACAAGAAGAAACCCTTCCTTCTGGAGGAAGATCCGGAACAGAATAACTATATACTAGCAACCGACTGCAATCCGATCCCTGGCGATGATGTGGTTGGCTACATAGCCGACAGCGGAAATATTTTAATCCACAAAAAAACCTGCCCGGAGGCTATCAAACTCATGTCGAGCCAGGGGGACAACATTCTTGAGGCTAAATGGACCCGTTTTAAAGTGCTCTCCTATCT
Encoded proteins:
- a CDS encoding bifunctional (p)ppGpp synthetase/guanosine-3',5'-bis(diphosphate) 3'-pyrophosphohydrolase — encoded protein: MGLQTEAEKRYIQDLFDDLLKSFNRPMTDEAKALIIKAFNFANKAHMGVRRKSGEPYILHPIAVAKIVTSEIGLGAKSATAAILHDVVEDTDYSLQDIENMFGTKVANLVDGLTKLSGTFDSKQAVNFRKMLLTLSDDVRVILIKLADRLHNMRTLDSMPRNKQLKIAGETLYVFAPLAHRLGLYSIKTELEDLSLRYKHPEAYQQIDLQLHNQEERINYLVHVFAKPIQKKLYEEKFDFTISGRPKSIYSIWNKMQTKKVSFSEIYDLLAIRIVFKPKPGLSEKRQCFDILSLITDIYKPKPDRIRDWITIPKANGYEALHVTVMGPEGQWVEVQIRTERMDEIAERGFAAHYKYKGDNTAESEIDRWLEKIRELLQNPESDALDFLDEFKLNLYSQEIIIFTPKGDMKMMPKDTTVLDFAYDIHTELGNKCIGAKVNHQLVPMSHVLSSGDQVEILTSDKQHPKPSWLEIAVTARAKSKIKDSFKQEQKKHIENGQGILRDELGKLNVLPSANTLKKLINHFGLHTKEQLYAEIGMGLLKLDKLEEILQKKSENKFVKFWKLTFSSKKKSTGPVIDKKKPFLLEEDPEQNNYILATDCNPIPGDDVVGYIADSGNILIHKKTCPEAIKLMSSQGDNILEAKWTRFKVLSYLSHIYIRGFDRQGMVNQITNVISNEYGINMRSINFDTHDGVFEGNLYLYVHHTEDLENLLSKLKEIKGIDSVERKEL